The following are encoded together in the Kribbella voronezhensis genome:
- a CDS encoding epoxide hydrolase family protein: MPDPQRVLTVSDADLDDLRARLRGTRWARRWPVDAWKAGTDSDELRRLVDYWSTAYDWREHEAAINALPSGFADVGDTSVHYLRFDAERHGALPLLLANGWPSSFLELTGLADRLSSPSRYGGSAENSFTVVIPSLPGFGLSPQRPTLGKAPLTHDIWHRLMHDSLGFERYGVHGSDLGAGESSLLAQAHPEAVVGVHLLDAAGPQSYDPEGLTDEERAYLAAEKAWFDAEGSYSHQQQTRPLTLAQGLSDSPSGLLAWILEKYRAWSDCGGDPAGRFGDDFLLTQASLYWFTNTISTSFRPYYERKHGIRPSVERVEVPTAIAVFPHDLGGRPPREWVERTYNLTRYTPMPSGGHFAALEEPDLLADDLTAFFSELA, translated from the coding sequence ATGCCCGACCCCCAACGAGTACTCACGGTGTCCGACGCCGACCTCGACGACCTCCGCGCACGCCTGCGCGGTACGCGGTGGGCGAGGCGATGGCCGGTCGACGCCTGGAAAGCCGGTACCGACAGCGACGAGTTGCGTCGACTGGTCGACTACTGGTCCACGGCGTACGACTGGCGCGAACACGAAGCGGCGATCAACGCCCTGCCGTCCGGGTTCGCCGACGTCGGCGACACGTCCGTTCACTACCTGCGTTTCGACGCCGAGCGCCACGGAGCACTGCCGCTCCTGCTGGCCAACGGCTGGCCCAGTTCGTTCCTCGAACTGACCGGCCTTGCCGACCGGTTGTCCTCGCCCTCGCGGTACGGCGGCAGCGCGGAGAACTCTTTCACCGTTGTCATCCCGAGCCTGCCCGGGTTCGGACTGTCTCCGCAGCGGCCCACCCTCGGCAAGGCCCCGCTGACCCACGACATCTGGCACCGGCTCATGCACGACAGCCTCGGTTTCGAGCGGTACGGCGTACACGGATCCGACCTCGGTGCTGGTGAGTCCAGCTTGCTCGCACAGGCTCACCCGGAGGCAGTGGTCGGCGTACATCTCCTGGACGCCGCCGGACCGCAAAGCTACGACCCGGAAGGATTGACCGACGAAGAACGCGCTTATCTGGCAGCAGAGAAGGCCTGGTTCGACGCGGAGGGCAGCTATTCCCATCAGCAGCAGACCCGCCCGCTGACCCTCGCCCAGGGCCTGTCCGACTCCCCGTCGGGCCTGCTCGCCTGGATTCTCGAGAAGTACCGGGCGTGGAGCGACTGCGGCGGCGACCCCGCCGGCCGGTTCGGCGACGACTTCCTCCTGACCCAAGCGTCGCTGTACTGGTTCACCAACACGATCTCGACCTCGTTCCGGCCCTACTACGAGCGAAAGCACGGAATCAGGCCGAGCGTCGAACGTGTCGAGGTGCCGACCGCGATCGCGGTCTTCCCACACGACCTCGGAGGCCGGCCGCCCCGCGAGTGGGTCGAGCGGACTTACAACCTCACCCGCTACACCCCCATGCCCAGCGGAGGACACTTCGCCGCCCTCGAGGAACCGGACCTGCTCGCCGACGACCTCACCGCCTTCTTCTCCGAGCTGGCCTGA
- a CDS encoding TRAP transporter substrate-binding protein: protein MSKYWALPIAAALVLAGTACGGKAEKTETVDTSAPVTLKLGTADDDSRPGGLAIVQFVEQVRTLSGGKLLIYPVWEAQGHDVQQWDQVVARMLKDRKLDLAMIPSRTWDTEGVTSLRALGAPFLVTSDALADEIVTSKDLSAELMAGLDKDGATGLALIPESLRHPFSFGPALVTPVAFKGKVIRAAKSDLGDATIRALGGKPDDPVGDAIGAGVRDGTLGGAETGFVLSDTLPVPGTAAANVTFTTKVNTLVANSAALNGLSPENQAVLRNAATATLQWALSHRTTEAANAAAFCNRGGKIVTATPANLQALSQAVRPLYTQLEQDADTKSMIDRIRTLKQSVQVPRTGVATPC, encoded by the coding sequence ATGAGCAAGTACTGGGCTCTTCCGATCGCTGCCGCGCTGGTGCTTGCGGGGACAGCGTGCGGTGGCAAGGCGGAGAAGACCGAGACTGTCGACACGTCGGCGCCGGTGACGTTGAAGCTGGGAACGGCCGACGACGACAGCCGGCCGGGAGGGCTCGCGATCGTACAGTTCGTCGAGCAGGTCAGGACGTTGTCCGGCGGGAAGCTGCTGATCTATCCGGTGTGGGAAGCGCAGGGACACGACGTACAGCAGTGGGACCAGGTCGTCGCACGGATGCTGAAGGACCGCAAACTCGACCTGGCCATGATCCCGAGCCGGACCTGGGACACCGAAGGGGTGACGTCCCTGCGTGCGCTCGGTGCACCGTTCCTGGTGACCTCGGATGCGCTGGCCGACGAGATCGTCACCAGCAAGGACCTGTCCGCCGAGCTGATGGCGGGCCTGGACAAGGACGGGGCGACCGGTCTCGCGCTGATCCCCGAGAGCCTGCGCCACCCCTTCAGCTTCGGTCCGGCGCTGGTCACCCCGGTCGCCTTCAAGGGCAAGGTCATCCGCGCGGCGAAGTCGGACCTTGGTGATGCCACCATCCGTGCGCTCGGCGGCAAGCCCGACGACCCGGTGGGCGACGCCATCGGAGCCGGCGTCCGGGACGGAACCCTCGGCGGCGCCGAGACCGGCTTCGTCTTGTCCGACACCTTGCCGGTGCCAGGGACCGCGGCCGCCAACGTCACCTTCACCACCAAGGTGAACACCCTGGTGGCGAACTCCGCCGCCCTCAATGGGCTGTCGCCCGAGAACCAAGCCGTCTTGCGAAACGCCGCGACCGCGACGCTTCAGTGGGCGCTCAGCCACCGCACCACAGAAGCCGCCAACGCAGCAGCCTTCTGCAACCGCGGCGGCAAGATCGTCACCGCGACACCCGCCAACCTCCAGGCCCTCAGCCAGGCCGTACGACCCCTGTACACCCAACTCGAGCAGGACGCGGACACCAAGTCGATGATCGACCGCATCCGCACCCTGAAGCAGTCCGTACAAGTTCCCCGCACAGGAGTCGCCACACCCTGCTGA
- a CDS encoding M4 family metallopeptidase gives MAPKSWTTPVALAATAALTLAGLTAPVASAKQPTGATTAKALVFIPNPVQSSGDQTLTDQKDSATAVPRGEYYEVTLTDLDGSGYLRGKWANVRSTTGTPAYTANGTYYYNRHDDQFEQVMAYFWGTEAQKYLQSLGFGSELPPVNAESQDYKVDQYGVDNSFSWDKHDTITLGKGGVDDAEDGEVIVHETGHAVHDAQVAGFGASLEAGSIGEAWGDYFSVTVGDWVAKKYGVPVKAPLVCVADWDSVSYTSTVPHCLRRLDAGKHYPEDVEGEVHADGEIWSQALFQIRTALGPTVADRIIVDAQFGFAPDTSFAAAARHTVATAQSMYGATQAAAVQKAFADRGIL, from the coding sequence ATGGCGCCCAAGAGCTGGACCACACCTGTCGCCCTTGCCGCGACTGCCGCGCTTACTCTGGCGGGGCTGACAGCTCCCGTCGCCAGTGCGAAGCAGCCGACCGGCGCCACCACGGCGAAGGCGCTGGTCTTCATACCGAACCCAGTGCAGTCCAGTGGCGACCAGACGCTCACTGACCAGAAGGACTCCGCGACGGCCGTTCCCCGCGGCGAGTACTACGAGGTCACGTTGACCGACCTCGACGGCTCGGGCTACCTGCGCGGCAAGTGGGCGAACGTCCGCAGTACGACCGGCACCCCGGCGTACACCGCCAACGGGACCTATTACTACAACCGGCACGACGACCAGTTCGAGCAGGTGATGGCGTACTTCTGGGGAACCGAGGCTCAGAAGTACCTGCAGTCGCTCGGCTTCGGCAGCGAGCTGCCGCCGGTGAACGCCGAGAGCCAGGACTACAAGGTCGATCAGTACGGCGTGGACAACTCGTTCTCGTGGGACAAGCACGACACGATCACGCTGGGCAAGGGTGGCGTGGACGACGCCGAGGACGGCGAGGTGATCGTGCACGAGACCGGACATGCCGTGCACGACGCGCAGGTGGCGGGTTTCGGCGCCTCACTCGAGGCCGGCTCGATCGGCGAGGCGTGGGGCGACTACTTCTCGGTGACCGTCGGCGACTGGGTGGCGAAGAAGTACGGCGTACCAGTGAAGGCGCCGCTGGTGTGCGTGGCGGACTGGGACTCGGTTTCGTACACGTCGACGGTTCCGCACTGCCTGCGTCGCCTGGATGCCGGCAAGCACTACCCGGAGGACGTCGAAGGAGAGGTGCACGCCGACGGCGAGATCTGGTCGCAGGCACTGTTCCAGATTCGTACAGCGCTCGGCCCGACGGTTGCCGACCGCATCATTGTCGACGCACAGTTCGGCTTCGCGCCGGACACCAGCTTCGCAGCCGCGGCCCGGCACACGGTCGCGACCGCGCAGTCGATGTACGGCGCCACCCAGGCCGCCGCGGTACAGAAGGCCTTCGCCGACCGCGGCATTCTCTGA
- a CDS encoding PRC-barrel domain-containing protein, producing the protein MSTFDPWNYREDAGYTQGTNIVGYKIAATDGDIGKVDKATDDVGAASIVVDTGPWILGRKVLLPAGVVQRIDDADKKIYVDRTKDQIKDAPEYDPDTSDYDDRDYRDRLGNYYGDYYKRGM; encoded by the coding sequence ATGAGCACATTCGATCCGTGGAACTACCGCGAGGATGCCGGCTACACCCAGGGCACCAACATCGTCGGGTACAAGATCGCGGCCACCGACGGCGACATCGGCAAGGTCGACAAGGCGACGGACGACGTCGGCGCCGCGTCGATCGTGGTCGACACCGGGCCGTGGATCCTCGGCCGCAAGGTCCTCCTGCCCGCCGGCGTCGTCCAACGGATCGACGACGCCGACAAGAAGATCTACGTCGACCGCACCAAGGACCAGATCAAGGACGCCCCCGAGTACGACCCGGACACGTCCGACTACGACGACCGCGACTACCGCGACCGTCTGGGCAACTACTACGGCGACTACTACAAACGCGGCATGTAA
- a CDS encoding flavohemoglobin expression-modulating QEGLA motif protein, with amino-acid sequence MTSSTQQLGAALEIDGRLTEIERSVNLLLNTTPVNAAEAWVDFERGDFGAAPTLRLRPLEFDPDLVRRDLYNLEIENVADPALHTLFRAKRDELARVITALEDRDTSRFVYGSLQLYGELAPTLVAAAEELLELIPPQAASTSSVTAGAFAQAAREEFDRYRAVYPDFPADVEVREDVSELMVSFGRLLIPESAAIRKDRVEPLLHHEVGTHVVTYQNGARQPLTLLTIGLPGYDETQEGLAVLAEYLTGGLDPRRLRVLAARVVAIDRLLDGAEFLEIFESLRAQYRIPTRTAWSIATRVVVGGGSVKDAIYLRGITRILDILAEGSSLDVLFVGKLAVDHIPLIQDLLDREVLTPPWVRPRWLDVPGAQERLDRLRAGASVTDLYEGEVAA; translated from the coding sequence ATGACCTCCTCGACTCAGCAGCTCGGGGCGGCCCTGGAGATCGACGGGCGGCTCACCGAGATCGAGCGCAGCGTGAACCTGCTGCTCAACACGACGCCGGTCAATGCGGCCGAGGCGTGGGTGGACTTCGAACGCGGGGATTTCGGAGCCGCTCCCACGCTCCGCCTGAGACCACTGGAATTCGACCCCGACCTGGTACGACGCGACCTCTACAACCTTGAGATCGAGAACGTCGCCGATCCAGCGCTGCACACCCTCTTCCGGGCGAAGCGCGACGAGCTGGCGCGGGTGATCACGGCGCTGGAGGATCGCGACACCTCACGCTTCGTGTACGGATCACTGCAGCTGTACGGCGAACTCGCTCCCACCCTCGTCGCCGCCGCGGAGGAGTTGCTCGAACTCATCCCGCCGCAAGCGGCGAGTACGAGCAGCGTCACAGCCGGCGCGTTCGCACAGGCGGCTCGTGAGGAGTTCGACCGGTATCGCGCTGTGTATCCAGACTTCCCGGCAGACGTCGAAGTACGCGAAGACGTCTCGGAGCTGATGGTGTCGTTCGGCCGGCTGCTCATCCCCGAGTCCGCCGCCATTAGGAAGGACCGCGTCGAACCTCTGCTGCACCACGAGGTCGGCACTCACGTCGTCACCTATCAGAACGGCGCTCGGCAACCCCTGACCCTGTTGACGATCGGCCTGCCTGGCTACGACGAGACCCAAGAGGGCCTTGCCGTGCTCGCCGAGTATCTGACCGGCGGACTGGATCCGCGGCGCCTCCGCGTGCTTGCGGCCAGGGTGGTCGCGATCGACAGATTGCTCGACGGCGCCGAGTTCCTGGAGATCTTCGAGTCGCTGCGGGCGCAGTACCGGATCCCGACCCGAACGGCCTGGTCGATCGCCACTCGCGTCGTGGTCGGCGGCGGTTCCGTGAAGGACGCGATCTACCTGCGCGGCATCACCCGCATCCTCGACATCCTCGCGGAAGGCAGCAGCCTCGACGTCCTGTTCGTCGGCAAGCTCGCGGTGGACCACATCCCCTTGATCCAGGACCTGCTCGACCGCGAGGTGCTCACTCCGCCGTGGGTGCGCCCGCGCTGGCTGGACGTTCCCGGTGCACAGGAGCGCCTCGACAGGCTGCGCGCAGGCGCGTCAGTCACGGATCTCTACGAAGGAGAGGTGGCGGCATGA
- a CDS encoding glutathione synthase has translation MRLAFFVNDVETEIDEYATTRLARAAAQGGHEVWYVGVGDVELGENEHLMARAHAAQLAPDDTLATFMLRIKERPAERIVMDDLDALFLRNESIDDLQARPWASPLGVVFGQMLKERGVTVVNEPTSLSRATSKLYLEEFPEKIRPRSLVTRDPESIQRFADEVGHCVVKPLYGAKGRNVFMVEGPGEANLAQMTEAVLQDGYAVVQEFVDGGENGDARIFLLDGQLLERDGKTAAFRRVPTGNDPRANISAGGRSVPLEIGPVERDIVEAMSDKLVADGMFFVGIDVIGGKVVEINAESPGGMQSVERLYDIDVCPTVIEALERRTKSKP, from the coding sequence ATGAGGCTCGCCTTCTTTGTCAACGACGTCGAAACCGAGATCGACGAGTACGCCACCACACGGCTGGCACGCGCCGCCGCCCAGGGCGGCCATGAGGTCTGGTACGTCGGCGTCGGTGACGTCGAACTCGGGGAGAACGAGCACCTGATGGCTCGCGCTCATGCTGCCCAACTCGCACCAGACGACACGCTGGCGACGTTCATGCTGCGGATCAAGGAGCGCCCCGCCGAACGGATCGTGATGGACGACCTCGATGCGCTGTTCCTGCGCAACGAATCGATCGACGACCTGCAGGCTCGGCCGTGGGCGAGCCCGCTGGGCGTCGTCTTCGGCCAGATGCTCAAGGAGCGCGGCGTCACGGTGGTGAACGAACCGACGTCGCTGTCCCGAGCCACCAGCAAGCTCTACCTGGAGGAGTTCCCGGAGAAGATCCGGCCCCGCTCGCTGGTGACGCGTGATCCGGAAAGCATCCAACGGTTCGCCGACGAGGTCGGCCACTGCGTGGTCAAGCCGCTGTACGGAGCCAAGGGCCGCAACGTGTTCATGGTCGAGGGCCCTGGCGAGGCGAACCTCGCGCAGATGACCGAGGCGGTACTCCAGGACGGCTACGCGGTCGTTCAGGAGTTCGTCGACGGCGGCGAGAACGGCGACGCCCGGATCTTCCTCCTCGACGGGCAACTCCTCGAGCGGGACGGAAAGACGGCCGCGTTCCGGCGGGTGCCGACCGGCAACGACCCGCGCGCCAACATCAGTGCCGGCGGACGCTCGGTCCCGCTCGAGATCGGGCCGGTGGAACGCGACATCGTCGAGGCGATGAGCGACAAACTCGTTGCCGACGGCATGTTCTTCGTCGGCATCGACGTGATCGGCGGCAAGGTGGTCGAGATCAACGCCGAGAGCCCGGGCGGCATGCAGAGCGTCGAACGGCTGTACGACATCGACGTCTGCCCGACCGTCATCGAAGCCCTGGAACGCCGGACCAAGTCAAAGCCCTGA
- a CDS encoding methyltransferase family protein — translation MDPLPFADSRAELLFGISVGLFAVLQTGSSVIALVRRRRARASHVGLDRGTLPLVLLFAAAGFIGAALSAIRIRSATIAPDHPAIRWIVFGLGITTILAGAVLRLWAIVTLGRWFTYDVRVTEGQPVVQSGPYRWVRHPSYTGVVLVLLGIGLTFGNWLSLLFISTLPTIGLVLRIRVEEAALFDNFGAAYTQYAARRRRLVPGIW, via the coding sequence ATGGATCCCCTTCCCTTTGCCGACAGCCGAGCCGAGTTGCTCTTCGGGATCTCGGTCGGGCTGTTCGCCGTACTGCAGACGGGGTCGTCCGTGATAGCGCTCGTACGACGGCGACGCGCGCGGGCGAGCCACGTCGGGCTGGATCGCGGCACCTTGCCGCTGGTGCTCCTGTTCGCCGCCGCCGGTTTCATCGGTGCCGCCCTGAGTGCCATCCGCATCAGGAGCGCGACGATCGCGCCGGACCACCCGGCGATCCGCTGGATCGTCTTCGGCCTCGGGATCACCACGATCCTCGCCGGCGCAGTCCTGCGGCTCTGGGCGATCGTCACCTTGGGCAGGTGGTTCACGTACGACGTACGCGTGACCGAGGGCCAGCCGGTTGTCCAGTCCGGTCCGTATCGCTGGGTCCGGCATCCCAGCTATACGGGTGTCGTCCTGGTCCTCCTCGGCATCGGCCTCACCTTCGGGAACTGGCTGTCGCTGCTGTTCATCAGCACGCTCCCCACGATCGGCCTGGTCCTGCGGATCCGCGTCGAAGAGGCCGCGCTCTTCGACAACTTCGGCGCCGCCTACACGCAGTACGCCGCCAGGCGGCGCCGCCTCGTTCCCGGCATCTGGTGA
- a CDS encoding aldo/keto reductase: protein MTVRRIGFGAKRLGGRGVVDLGRPGDAAQVKGLLRRAVELGVNHIDTAAFYPTFAHLEQPRDFTGLNWANDAIRQALAPYPNDLVIATKVGPTESGLARPDQLRGLVEDNLRQLGLDCLDLVYLRQTGLETVAEHFGVLAELREAGMIRHLGLSNVRAEHLSQAQEIAPVVAVQNRYGVDFGRVNDAMLTACGEQGIAFVPFFALTGTGREVGGLTHSDPVQTIARDRGATPAQIRIAWTLARGPHVLAIPGTGDPAHLIENLAAATVHLSPAELATLNALPSID, encoded by the coding sequence TTGACCGTTCGCAGGATCGGATTCGGGGCCAAGCGGCTCGGCGGGCGCGGGGTCGTCGACCTCGGCCGGCCGGGCGACGCGGCGCAGGTCAAGGGCCTGCTCCGCCGGGCTGTCGAACTCGGTGTCAACCACATCGACACGGCCGCCTTCTACCCGACCTTCGCGCACCTCGAGCAGCCGCGCGATTTCACCGGCCTGAACTGGGCCAACGACGCCATCCGGCAGGCGCTCGCCCCCTACCCCAACGACCTGGTGATCGCCACCAAGGTCGGACCGACCGAGTCCGGACTCGCCAGGCCGGACCAGTTGCGCGGACTGGTCGAGGACAACCTGCGCCAACTCGGGCTGGACTGCCTGGACCTGGTGTACCTGCGCCAGACCGGCCTGGAGACGGTGGCCGAGCACTTCGGCGTACTGGCCGAACTCCGCGAAGCCGGCATGATCCGGCACCTGGGCCTGTCCAACGTCCGCGCGGAGCACCTCTCGCAAGCGCAGGAGATCGCGCCCGTGGTCGCAGTACAGAACAGGTACGGAGTCGACTTCGGGCGGGTCAACGACGCGATGCTGACCGCCTGCGGTGAACAGGGCATCGCGTTCGTCCCGTTCTTCGCCTTGACCGGCACCGGCCGCGAGGTGGGCGGACTGACGCATTCCGACCCGGTGCAGACGATCGCCCGCGACCGCGGCGCCACTCCTGCCCAGATCCGGATCGCCTGGACGCTCGCTCGCGGTCCGCACGTCCTGGCGATCCCCGGCACCGGTGATCCCGCCCATCTCATCGAGAACCTCGCCGCCGCCACCGTCCACCTCAGTCCCGCCGAACTGGCGACGCTGAACGCGTTGCCCAGCATCGACTAG
- a CDS encoding MFS transporter encodes MRSEQLLRTYVMLTVVSTGASSMIWGINTLFLLDAGLSVGEAFAANAFFTVGMVLFEVPTGVVADTVGRRASYLLGTATLFGSTLLYLLLWHMHAPFAAWAGASILLGLGFTFFSGATEAWLVDGLKATGYRGSLESAFAKGQMASGIAMMGGTIAGGVLAQSTSLGVPYAVRALLLALTFVVAWRSMRDVGFAPKPRVSVVSEMQGILRASLDHGLRNPPVRWLMLAAPFSMGVSGYGFYAAQPYLLELYGSRDSYAVAGLAAALVAAAQVVGGASAPLVARVFRRRTSVLLITSVATAAVLLMMGLVHNFWAALVLLAIWGIMFAAAGPVRQAYLNGLIPSAQRATVLSSDNLLASGGGVVIQPALGKAADVWSYGPSYLLGAGIQLLVLPFILLARGERAASEAPAPAGRETMLQGETVLQSEPLAERIAVQA; translated from the coding sequence ATGAGAAGCGAGCAGCTTTTGCGGACGTACGTGATGCTCACGGTGGTGTCGACCGGGGCGTCGTCGATGATCTGGGGCATCAACACCCTGTTCCTGCTCGATGCGGGGCTGAGTGTCGGCGAGGCGTTCGCTGCGAACGCGTTCTTCACGGTCGGGATGGTGCTGTTCGAGGTCCCGACCGGGGTCGTGGCCGACACGGTCGGCAGGCGGGCGTCGTACCTGCTCGGCACGGCCACGCTGTTCGGTTCGACGCTGCTTTATCTGCTGCTGTGGCACATGCATGCTCCGTTCGCCGCATGGGCCGGTGCGTCGATCCTGCTCGGGCTGGGCTTCACCTTCTTCAGCGGCGCCACCGAGGCGTGGCTGGTCGACGGCCTGAAGGCGACCGGGTACCGCGGTTCGCTGGAGTCGGCGTTCGCCAAGGGCCAGATGGCGAGTGGCATCGCGATGATGGGCGGCACGATCGCCGGCGGCGTACTGGCTCAGTCGACCAGCCTGGGCGTTCCGTACGCCGTACGCGCGCTGCTGCTCGCTCTCACCTTCGTGGTGGCGTGGCGGTCGATGCGGGACGTCGGGTTCGCACCGAAACCGCGGGTCTCGGTGGTCTCCGAGATGCAGGGCATCCTGCGGGCGTCGCTGGATCACGGTCTGCGGAACCCGCCTGTGCGCTGGTTGATGCTGGCGGCGCCGTTCAGCATGGGAGTCAGCGGCTACGGCTTCTACGCCGCACAGCCTTATCTACTTGAGTTGTACGGCAGCCGCGACTCCTACGCGGTCGCAGGGCTTGCGGCTGCGCTGGTAGCCGCAGCGCAGGTCGTCGGTGGCGCCTCGGCACCCCTGGTCGCACGCGTGTTCAGACGCCGTACTTCGGTGTTGCTCATCACCTCTGTCGCCACAGCGGCCGTGCTGTTGATGATGGGTCTGGTCCACAACTTCTGGGCGGCACTGGTGTTGCTGGCGATCTGGGGAATCATGTTCGCCGCAGCGGGGCCGGTGCGGCAGGCGTACCTGAACGGTCTGATTCCGTCGGCACAGCGGGCCACAGTGCTGTCCTCGGACAACCTTTTGGCCTCGGGTGGGGGAGTAGTCATCCAACCGGCTCTCGGCAAGGCCGCCGACGTGTGGAGCTACGGGCCGTCCTACCTGCTCGGTGCCGGCATCCAGTTGCTCGTCCTGCCGTTCATCCTGCTCGCCCGCGGCGAACGGGCGGCATCTGAAGCCCCGGCCCCGGCCGGCCGCGAAACGATGCTGCAGGGCGAAACGGTGCTGCAGAGCGAACCGCTGGCCGAGCGGATCGCAGTACAGGCTTAG
- a CDS encoding PadR family transcriptional regulator gives MTGSTYAAGWPWQQLAQHCSFVEDLKKEWIAAMSGRRGHSSYAGQHPFGAQWGTLFGGGPGFGPGFGQGPGWGGQRGWRGPKARRGDVRAAILAVLAEQPMNGYQIIQEVAERSGGAWKPSPGSIYPTLQQLEDEGLVTADAAVGRRTFTLTDEGRAYVADHTDEVSAPWEAMTAPPGNDDNSLKPLLGQVGAALWQILAAGTPDQQEKARKALSELRRTLYSILADDDRDEQDR, from the coding sequence ATGACCGGATCGACGTACGCGGCCGGGTGGCCGTGGCAGCAGCTGGCACAGCATTGTTCGTTCGTCGAGGACCTCAAGAAGGAATGGATCGCCGCGATGAGCGGCCGGCGCGGGCACAGCTCGTACGCCGGCCAGCACCCGTTCGGCGCGCAGTGGGGCACCCTGTTCGGCGGTGGCCCCGGGTTCGGCCCGGGATTCGGCCAAGGACCGGGCTGGGGCGGGCAGCGCGGCTGGCGTGGACCGAAGGCTCGCCGTGGAGATGTGCGGGCCGCGATCCTCGCAGTACTGGCCGAGCAGCCGATGAACGGCTACCAGATCATCCAGGAGGTCGCGGAGCGCAGTGGCGGGGCCTGGAAGCCCAGCCCTGGTTCGATCTACCCGACGCTGCAGCAGCTCGAAGACGAAGGCCTGGTAACCGCGGATGCCGCAGTCGGCCGGCGCACGTTCACGCTGACCGACGAGGGCCGGGCGTACGTAGCCGACCACACGGATGAAGTCTCCGCTCCCTGGGAGGCGATGACCGCACCACCGGGCAATGACGACAACAGCCTGAAGCCGCTCCTCGGCCAGGTCGGTGCCGCGCTGTGGCAGATCCTCGCGGCGGGCACGCCGGACCAGCAGGAGAAGGCGCGCAAGGCGCTGTCCGAGCTCCGCCGCACGCTCTACTCGATCCTCGCCGACGACGACCGCGACGAGCAGGACCGCTGA
- a CDS encoding DUF1707 SHOCT-like domain-containing protein, with protein MMQDEPSPFRRATGQVRIGDAERDQAVAALSEHFVAGRITQTEFEERSDQATRARYVDDLAPLFADLPDDRAAEQFPYAVAVRPDRAPWARGSSRPQRFSPPPLFWLLPLMMTGLVVASVAFAAPWVLWILFWVFIIGGPRARYRRHHQGSGDGRFQRGFGR; from the coding sequence ATGATGCAGGACGAGCCGAGCCCTTTCCGCCGCGCGACCGGCCAGGTCCGGATCGGCGATGCCGAGCGCGACCAGGCCGTGGCCGCGCTCAGCGAGCACTTCGTGGCCGGGCGGATCACCCAGACCGAGTTCGAGGAACGCAGCGACCAGGCCACGCGAGCGCGGTACGTCGACGACCTGGCGCCGCTGTTCGCCGACCTCCCCGACGATCGGGCAGCCGAGCAGTTCCCGTACGCCGTTGCCGTTCGGCCTGACCGGGCGCCGTGGGCCCGAGGTTCCTCGAGACCGCAGCGGTTCAGCCCGCCGCCGTTGTTCTGGTTGCTGCCGCTGATGATGACCGGCCTGGTGGTCGCGAGCGTGGCGTTCGCGGCGCCGTGGGTGCTGTGGATCCTGTTCTGGGTCTTCATCATCGGTGGGCCGCGCGCCCGGTACCGCCGGCACCACCAGGGCTCAGGAGACGGCAGGTTCCAGCGCGGGTTCGGCCGCTGA